From the Streptomyces sp. SN-593 genome, the window TCGTGGTAGAGCCGGACGAGTTCGGCGGCCGGGTGGGTTGCGGGGTCGGTGAGGGTGGTCAGCAGCCGGTAGTGGCCGGTGCGGGTGCCGTCGGCGGTGCGGACGGTGATCTCGGCGTCGATGACGCGGACGGTCAGCGCACCGATCCGGGCCAGCGTCGAGCCGTCGCGGCAGCGGGCCACCGGTGGCAGTTTCCGGTTCGTTTTGCAGCGCACCAGCAGGTCGGCACCAGTGGCGGCCCACTGGTTCAGCAGCGCGGCCGAGGCGAACATGCGGTCGCCCAGGAGCAGCATCCCCGTGCGCAGGTCCCCCGCCAGGCGGCGGGCGTACTCCAGCTCGCCGATCGAGGCCGGGCCGAAGGCGGCCCCGATCACCGAGCGGGTCCCGCAGGCGACCAGCAGGGCCAGCCGCAGCTGCGGATAGCCCGAGATCCCGTTGCCCAGCCGCTGCCGGGTGAACGCCGCGAGGTTGGCCGCAGCGTCCGGGACGGGCAGCAGGGTGCCGTCGACCGCGACCACCCTCAGCCCCCGCCACATCCCGGCGGCTGCGGTCGTGGCAGCAGGCCCCCGCACCAGGTCGAACAGTGCTTTCAGCGGTGCCGGCCCCAGCCGCTGACGGGCCTGGCGCAGCGCACTGCCGCTGGGGCGGACCGGCGCCGGGCCCGGTAGCCCGGCACACAACCGCTCGAAGACCTGCCCGTAGCCCAACCCGGCGAACAACGCCCCGGCCAGCAGCAGGTAGACCGTGACCCGAGCCGGCACCAGCCGCACCCTGCGCTGCACCGCGCCCGTGGCCGCCAGTACCTCATCGACCATTTCGAACGGCACGATCCCGGTCAGCTCGCCGATGTGCCCCGGCGCGAACACACCAGTCGCTACCCCGACCGTCCCTGATATGGCAGCCTGTTCCAACAGCGGAGCTCCTGTAGTGAGGATGTCTTGGAGGACAAACCTCTTCTACAGCAGCTCCGCTGCCTCGTTCACCAGCCTTGACTAACAGCCCCAGCACCTAACTGAACGGCGTTGCTTCTAGGGCCTGTCCGGCGGGTCCTGCCGGGCGTCACGGGCCCGGCACGATCCGCGGGACAGGCCCTGGGGTCGGGTCTGCGCGGTACGTGCCATGATCTCGGCGTGGGGAGGGCCCCACCGCCCGGGGGAATCAACTGCGGTTGACGCGGCCGGCCACCGCGTGGGCGACCAGCAGGTAGACCGCGGCGGGCAGACCGTAGTTGAGCACGGTGCGCCACTTCGCGTTGTCGACGGTGAACATGTCCTTCGACCAGGTCGCGAGCCAGTTCGCCGCATGGTGGACCGTGCTGACGAGGTCGTTGGCGCGGTTCGCGTCCAGGACGAAGAAGAAGATCCAGAGGATCAGGATGAGTGCAGCGATGTCTGCGGCGATGAGGATGATCACCGCGGCGGGGTTGCCGCCATATCGTCTGGCCATGGCTCTCGTTTTGCCCGGCCGCAGGGGGCGAAACCTGGTCCGTGCCGACCTGATGTGAGGCGGACCCGACAACTTTCGGAAGGCCGCGCCGCGGGCATGGCGACGGCCGGCCGCCGCCCTCGTCGAGGGTGACGACCGGCCGCTGTGCGCTGCCCGGTCACGAGGCCGTGCCCGCCCGGCGAACCGGCCCGACGCGGTCAGCCGCGCTGGATGCCGCTGCTGTCCTGGAGGACGCCGCGGCGGCCGTCCTGGGTCTGCGCGATGAGCGCCTGGCCGCGCTGGTCGACCGCGAGGTACCAGGTGCCCGGGGCCAGCTCGGCGATCTGCCCGCCGCTGCCGTCCTCGGCGAACAGCGGCCGCGGCACCGGCACCGCGAACCAGAACGCGGTGAAGTCCGCGGACGGCGACGGGGCGGCCGTGGTCGGCTGCGCGTGCACACCGGCGGCAGGCGAGCCGCCGTACGGCGGCTGCGGGGCCGGGGCGCCGGCGTAGGCCGGGTCGACCGACTGGGCGCCGCCCGGGTAGCCGTAGCCGGCCTGCGGCGGGGTCGCGCCGTAGGGCTGCGGGCCGCCGACGCCGTACGGCTGCTGCGGGCGCGGGGCACCGGCCAGCGGGGCCTTGAGCGCGGGCAGCCGGCTGTTGAGCACCGCGGCCGCGGCGATCACCACGCCGAAGATCAGGGTCAGCCAGGCGCCGACCTTCTTGTCGATGTTGTCCTGGTTGTTGAAGAGGGTGGACCACACCGCGGTCCAGCCGACGAACAGCGACAGCGCGATCGCCCACTGGTCCAGGGTCAGCCCCAGCACCTGCCGTCCCGCGAGCTGACCGGACCGGGCGAACAGCACGGCAGCGGCGGCGACGATCGCGGCCAGCGTCACCGACGGCAGGATCGGGAACGTGGCGGAGTGCCACAGGTTCTGCGAGCTGTGCGAGACGCCACCGGACACGGAGTAGCCGCTGGGGTAGCTGTAGAACGGCAGGAAGGAGGCGATCAGCAGCAGCGCCGCTGAGCCGATCACCAGGCCGTCTCCTCGGGTCAGGGAGCGGAAGTTCACGTCGGGTCCTGTCCTTTGCGATGCGAAATGCTGGAATCGGTTCGTCGGGGCGGGAAGCGGTGCCCCATCGTACGGGTGTGATCTTCGGCCGGGTGTCAGGTATGCGTCTTGGTGCACGATCCATACCGGACTGCTACAGCCCTGTCACCTCTTCCCGTCGGCAGGCCCCGCGGGGGAACCCTGGAGAAAGGCGGTGAGGCCGTCGGCGATCCCCTGGGCGGCGCGCTGCCGCCAGGCGGTGCTCGTCAACGACCTGGCGTCCTGCGCGTCACGCATGTTGCCGCACTCGATGAACACCTTCGGCACGGTGGAGAGGTTGAGCCCGCCCAGGTCGTCGCGGACCATCAGGCCCTTCCCGCCGCCGAGGTAGTTCGCGAAGGGCTCGCCGGTCGCCGCCTTGAAGTGCGCGCGCAGCGTGGTGGCGAGCCGCAGCGACGGCGCGGCGATCTTCCGGGTGTCGGCGGCACCGGCGTGCAGCGACTTCGGCGCGATGACGTGGAAGCCGCGCGCGCCGGCGGGGGCGCCGTCCGCGTGGATGGACAGCGCGGCGTCGGCGTGCGCGTCGTTGCCGATCCGGGCCCGCTCGTCGACGCAGGGGCCGTACGGGCGGTCGCCGTTCTGGGTCAGCACCACCTTCGCGCCGCGCGCGGCCAGGATCGTCCGCACCCGCCGGGAGACGTCCAGGGTGTAGGACGCCTCCGGGTAGCCGGAGTTCGTCTCGGTCCCCGTGGTGTCGCATTCCTTGCGGTTCGTGCCGATGTCGACCAGCCGGTCGATCTCCGCGGTGTGCTGGTAGTTGGTCGGGTTGTGCCCCGGGTCGAGCACGACGACCTTCCCGGCCAGGGGAAGCGTTTCAGCAGACGGCGTCGCCGCAGGGGTGGTGCCTGGCGTGGCGCTGCCGCCGCCGGCGTTCTTCCCGTCGGCGCCTGACGCGCTGCCGGTGCTGTGGGTGCCGCCGGAACCGGTGCCCGAGTCCGCCGCCGTTCCGCAGCCGCTCGCGAACACCACCGCCGTCACCACGACCGCTACGGCGAGTCCGCCGCCACGACCGCCCCCGTGTGACCCGTTGCTGAACACGCCCGCGACTCTATAGGCCCGCGCCGTCACCTTGCACCCGGCGTCACTTTCCGTGTCCGCCCGCCTCCGCGCCGGGCCGGTCGAACGGCCCGCCGCCGCGGCGCAGCACCCGCAGCGTGCGGGTCGCCGACACCTCGGTGAACGCGCCGGAGGC encodes:
- a CDS encoding N-acetylmuramoyl-L-alanine amidase, which produces MFSNGSHGGGRGGGLAVAVVVTAVVFASGCGTAADSGTGSGGTHSTGSASGADGKNAGGGSATPGTTPAATPSAETLPLAGKVVVLDPGHNPTNYQHTAEIDRLVDIGTNRKECDTTGTETNSGYPEASYTLDVSRRVRTILAARGAKVVLTQNGDRPYGPCVDERARIGNDAHADAALSIHADGAPAGARGFHVIAPKSLHAGAADTRKIAAPSLRLATTLRAHFKAATGEPFANYLGGGKGLMVRDDLGGLNLSTVPKVFIECGNMRDAQDARSLTSTAWRQRAAQGIADGLTAFLQGSPAGPADGKR
- a CDS encoding IS4 family transposase, with the translated sequence MEQAAISGTVGVATGVFAPGHIGELTGIVPFEMVDEVLAATGAVQRRVRLVPARVTVYLLLAGALFAGLGYGQVFERLCAGLPGPAPVRPSGSALRQARQRLGPAPLKALFDLVRGPAATTAAAGMWRGLRVVAVDGTLLPVPDAAANLAAFTRQRLGNGISGYPQLRLALLVACGTRSVIGAAFGPASIGELEYARRLAGDLRTGMLLLGDRMFASAALLNQWAATGADLLVRCKTNRKLPPVARCRDGSTLARIGALTVRVIDAEITVRTADGTRTGHYRLLTTLTDPATHPAAELVRLYHERWEIETAYAELKSTMLGGRVLRARTPAGVEQEVWALLTAYQALRTAMTDATDSIPGTDPDRAGFTTALSAARDQLVLAAGVTTATDIDLVGTIGRHILAHLLPTRRVRTKDRIVKRAISKYNARGPAIDRTTHQATISIHMLTTSP